In Sphingomonas sp., a single window of DNA contains:
- a CDS encoding ABC transporter permease: protein MNAYAERLYVPAAAPRKPAIAPAEQARPVRPRQRLSPGTPARYGSLLGPALLLFYWSLLSATGWLDPRVLPAPWTAVTTGIELVREGRLQEHLGISAWRAMTGLGFGVVVGTALALLSGLSMLGGYVIDGLVQIKRGVPILALIPFMILWLGIGETMKVTLIAVAVFVPIYINTHNALRAIDLRHVELAETVGLSRWQFLRHVVVPGSLPGFLTGLRFAVTSSWLALVVVEQLNATSGIGYMVTLARNYAQTDVMLVGLVVYALLGFGSDALVRLLERRLLRWRRTLGR from the coding sequence ATGAACGCCTATGCGGAACGCTTGTACGTGCCGGCAGCGGCGCCAAGGAAACCGGCCATTGCGCCCGCGGAGCAAGCCCGCCCGGTAAGGCCCCGGCAAAGGCTGAGCCCCGGCACCCCTGCGCGCTATGGCAGCCTGCTCGGGCCGGCCTTGCTGCTCTTCTACTGGTCGCTGCTCTCCGCCACCGGCTGGCTCGATCCCCGCGTTTTGCCCGCGCCTTGGACGGCGGTGACCACCGGCATCGAGCTGGTCCGAGAAGGCCGCCTGCAGGAGCATCTCGGCATCTCCGCCTGGCGGGCAATGACCGGGCTCGGCTTCGGCGTGGTGGTCGGCACGGCGCTCGCCCTGCTCTCGGGGCTGTCGATGCTCGGCGGCTATGTCATCGACGGGCTGGTGCAGATCAAACGCGGCGTACCGATCCTGGCGCTGATCCCTTTCATGATCCTTTGGCTGGGCATCGGCGAGACGATGAAGGTCACGCTGATCGCCGTCGCCGTCTTCGTGCCGATCTACATCAACACGCACAACGCCCTGCGCGCGATCGACCTGCGCCATGTCGAGTTGGCCGAGACCGTCGGCCTCTCGCGCTGGCAGTTCCTCCGCCATGTCGTGGTGCCCGGATCGTTGCCCGGCTTCCTGACCGGCCTGCGCTTCGCGGTCACTTCTTCCTGGCTCGCGCTGGTGGTGGTCGAGCAGCTCAACGCGACCAGCGGCATCGGCTATATGGTCACGCTCGCGCGCAATTATGCGCAGACCGACGTGATGCTGGTCGGCCTCGTCGTCTACGCGCTGCTCGGCTTCGGGTCGGACGCGCTGGTCCGCCTGCTCGAACGCCGCCTGCTGCGCTGGCGCCGGACGCTCGGCCGGTGA
- a CDS encoding aldo/keto reductase, which produces MGLSHVYGQADEAQSIATLHRAIELGINFFDTATAYGSGHNEELLGRTIAGRRNGLVLASKFTHQRSDGSRVTAREAVEASLGRLKVERIDLYYLHRVDPQVPVEQSVGELRMLQDAGKIGGIGLSEVSAEQLRSAHAVTPIAALQSEYSLWTRGVEAEILPTARDLGIAFVAYSPLGRGFLAGAGPVDENDRRNIHPRFQAEAVAANARRRRAIEDVAERLHVSPAQVSLAWVLAKQVVPIPGTRHIRHLEDNWAAGAIQLDEGTIEELEAAFPHGATVGDRYPAEQMKSVPADAVPA; this is translated from the coding sequence ATGGGATTATCCCATGTCTATGGGCAGGCGGACGAGGCGCAGTCGATCGCCACGCTGCATCGGGCGATCGAGCTCGGCATCAACTTCTTCGACACCGCCACCGCCTATGGCAGCGGGCATAACGAGGAGCTGCTGGGCCGGACGATCGCCGGACGGCGCAACGGACTCGTCCTCGCCAGCAAGTTCACGCATCAGCGCAGCGACGGCAGCCGCGTCACCGCGCGGGAAGCGGTGGAGGCGAGCCTCGGACGGCTGAAGGTGGAGCGGATCGACCTCTATTATCTGCACCGCGTCGATCCGCAGGTGCCGGTGGAGCAGTCGGTCGGCGAGCTGCGCATGCTGCAGGACGCGGGTAAGATCGGCGGAATCGGCCTTTCCGAAGTCAGCGCCGAGCAACTCCGATCCGCCCATGCCGTGACGCCGATCGCCGCGCTGCAGAGTGAATATTCGCTGTGGACCCGCGGCGTGGAGGCGGAGATCCTGCCCACGGCACGCGACCTCGGCATCGCCTTCGTCGCCTATAGCCCGCTCGGGCGCGGCTTCCTCGCCGGCGCCGGCCCGGTAGACGAAAACGACCGCCGCAACATCCATCCGCGCTTCCAGGCCGAGGCCGTGGCCGCCAACGCGCGGCGCCGGCGGGCGATCGAGGACGTTGCCGAACGGCTCCATGTCTCGCCGGCCCAGGTGAGCCTTGCCTGGGTGCTGGCGAAACAGGTCGTGCCGATCCCCGGCACGCGGCACATCCGGCATCTTGAGGACAATTGGGCGGCGGGCGCGATCCAGCTCGACGAAGGCACGATCGAGGAACTCGAAGCCGCCTTCCCGCATGGCGCAACGGTCGGCGACCGCTATCCCGCCGAGCAGATGAAGTCGGTGCCCGCCGACGCCGTGCCGGCCTGA
- a CDS encoding ABC transporter substrate-binding protein, which translates to MARTPPRWPAGSGTLAAVVLASSALLLAFAPARRAAVDAPSGALAAPIPDRVPPGVVLRVGDPVTRWVFEHNGWDKQLPFRIQWAEITGGPDVTEAFHAGVLDVGFGASVPPIHAVWAGIPVRIIAFREYADRTRRHAWAFGIAPNAGIDTLADLRGKRIAFSPSQVQGQIVIDTLKAAGIPRDQVTLVELPSSIGGDVYTNALASGAIDAAPIRNDLVAQRYVRDYGAKGARILQHAPFRDDGGNIYVPEKVLADPGKAAALRIFIQYWGRGQAWINTHTEALARGYYAGKRGLPLADARVLANYTANVAIPENWDGAIAYEQAAIDTLAPETKRPRLDAATLFDRRFEGIAGAAAAAKGVAP; encoded by the coding sequence ATGGCGCGCACGCCGCCTCGCTGGCCGGCCGGTTCGGGCACGCTGGCGGCGGTCGTGCTGGCATCCTCCGCGCTGTTGCTGGCCTTCGCGCCCGCCCGGCGCGCGGCGGTGGACGCCCCCAGCGGGGCGCTTGCCGCGCCGATCCCGGACCGCGTGCCGCCGGGTGTCGTCCTCCGCGTCGGCGATCCGGTGACGCGCTGGGTGTTCGAGCATAATGGCTGGGACAAGCAGCTGCCCTTCCGCATCCAATGGGCCGAGATCACCGGCGGCCCCGACGTGACCGAGGCTTTCCATGCCGGCGTGCTCGACGTCGGCTTCGGTGCGAGCGTGCCGCCGATCCACGCGGTGTGGGCCGGCATACCTGTGCGCATCATCGCATTTCGCGAATATGCCGATCGCACGCGACGCCACGCCTGGGCGTTCGGGATCGCGCCCAACGCCGGGATCGACACGCTCGCGGACCTGCGTGGCAAGCGGATCGCGTTCAGCCCGAGCCAAGTTCAGGGGCAGATCGTCATCGACACGCTGAAGGCCGCCGGCATCCCGCGCGACCAGGTGACGCTGGTCGAGCTGCCTTCGAGCATCGGCGGTGACGTTTATACCAACGCTCTCGCTTCCGGCGCGATCGACGCGGCGCCGATCCGCAATGATCTGGTCGCCCAGCGCTATGTGCGGGACTATGGTGCCAAGGGCGCGCGCATCCTGCAGCACGCCCCCTTCCGCGACGACGGCGGCAATATCTACGTGCCCGAAAAGGTGCTCGCCGACCCTGGCAAGGCCGCCGCGCTGCGCATCTTCATCCAATATTGGGGACGCGGCCAAGCGTGGATCAACACGCATACCGAAGCGCTGGCGCGCGGCTATTACGCCGGCAAGCGCGGGCTGCCGCTCGCCGATGCCCGCGTGCTCGCCAACTACACCGCCAACGTCGCCATCCCCGAAAACTGGGACGGCGCCATCGCGTACGAGCAGGCGGCGATCGACACGCTCGCCCCCGAGACCAAACGCCCGCGCCTCGACGCGGCGACGCTTTTCGACCGACGCTTCGAGGGAATTGCCGGCGCGGCGGCAGCAGCGAAGGGAGTTGCACCATGA
- a CDS encoding TonB-dependent receptor → MNRPRYTRSLLASAAIFAAPAAASGQATQQVQLAAVVDEGDGQDILVTARRRSENIRDVPISVQAISGETLERKGTIDLQSLIDQTPGLNSTGGNPRNFSITIRGIGYAPTAADGLDNAIGVYFDGVYQARPGQVLQDLVDVQSFEVLRGPQGTLFGRNAAAGALNVTFNKPSFTPARTFEVTYGRYNFAQGKAILTGPISDTIAFRTVAFGTRGDGWISTPFRPSFRAAAAQKTIYAPTATDEATTAGTGRWGVRQQFLLATGPLKVNLAGDLNVERDSSSGFSSGGGIVELFGPGNWGINTTAAQQTRVSNALKALGQLANYGGVQNWVPSVDPRANITNNYNQTRTKNAGVSLTADYDFGPVTLTSISAWRLWTFDPPQDSDSTSIDIYQNMAISRSDQFSQELRLASNRRGPIEWQAGAFLYYSKLRDHYVVHQFGADVIPWYNAYNTIAGTSFTPIPLSFRSQLTGVQIIEDTTVQNRTAAAYGQATWHLTRKFDLTGGLRYTYDRKNGSSPVDTRQLPTSLPAGITNAQLLAFYNAIDAVQRNPGVAYAVPGYPTTPATTGYALDLRTSNDNLSGTASLSYRITPDVTAYVTYATGFQAGGLDLNNRALNPTAPAIQPTTTKNIEAGIKASLFDRHLTLALSAYQEKLDGFQTSISYTLPDGTPQRGATNVGDIRARGVEWSAAANFGSGLRLTFDGNYNDAVYTRAPSLPAPAELSYNGIANIDAKGQRAPYSPKWALSVTPSWDIAINAKTEFYSYAQFSHTTGYGTGVTQSIYTQVPAQSNLNLRAGLRLDSGKYDVSLFANNATNERNVISQALLAAPSGAGVTAYLGRTVNYSQPARYGVTLRAKI, encoded by the coding sequence ATGAATCGTCCGCGTTACACCCGCTCGTTGCTGGCGAGCGCCGCCATCTTCGCGGCGCCGGCAGCCGCCTCGGGACAGGCAACGCAACAGGTCCAGCTCGCTGCGGTGGTCGATGAAGGGGACGGGCAGGACATCCTCGTGACGGCGCGCCGCCGTTCGGAGAACATCCGCGACGTGCCGATTTCGGTGCAGGCAATCAGCGGCGAAACGCTTGAGCGAAAGGGCACGATCGATCTGCAGAGCCTGATCGACCAGACGCCGGGCCTCAACTCCACCGGCGGCAACCCGCGCAACTTCTCGATCACGATCCGCGGCATCGGCTATGCGCCCACCGCCGCCGACGGCCTCGACAATGCGATCGGGGTCTATTTCGACGGCGTCTATCAGGCCCGCCCGGGACAGGTGCTGCAGGACCTCGTTGACGTGCAGAGCTTCGAGGTGCTGCGCGGCCCACAGGGTACCTTGTTCGGCCGGAACGCTGCGGCGGGCGCGCTCAACGTCACCTTCAACAAGCCCAGCTTCACCCCCGCGCGCACCTTCGAGGTGACCTATGGCCGCTACAATTTTGCGCAGGGCAAGGCGATCCTCACCGGCCCGATCAGCGATACCATCGCCTTCCGGACGGTCGCGTTCGGGACGCGCGGCGACGGCTGGATTTCCACGCCCTTCCGTCCATCCTTTCGTGCGGCGGCAGCGCAGAAGACCATCTATGCGCCCACCGCGACCGACGAAGCGACCACGGCGGGGACCGGGCGCTGGGGCGTGCGCCAGCAGTTCCTGCTCGCCACCGGACCGCTCAAGGTGAACCTGGCGGGGGATCTGAACGTCGAGCGTGACAGTTCGTCCGGGTTCAGCTCGGGGGGCGGGATCGTCGAGCTGTTCGGGCCGGGCAATTGGGGCATCAACACCACGGCAGCGCAGCAGACGCGGGTGAGCAACGCGCTCAAGGCGCTGGGGCAACTCGCCAATTATGGCGGCGTGCAGAACTGGGTGCCTAGCGTCGACCCGCGCGCAAACATCACCAACAACTACAACCAGACGCGCACCAAGAATGCGGGCGTGTCCCTGACTGCCGATTATGATTTCGGCCCGGTCACACTCACTTCGATCAGCGCCTGGCGGCTATGGACCTTCGATCCGCCCCAGGACAGCGACAGCACGTCGATCGACATCTACCAGAACATGGCGATCAGCCGCAGCGACCAGTTCAGTCAGGAACTCCGCCTCGCGTCCAATCGCCGGGGCCCGATCGAATGGCAGGCCGGCGCCTTCCTGTACTACTCGAAGCTGCGCGACCATTATGTGGTCCACCAGTTCGGCGCGGACGTCATCCCCTGGTACAACGCCTATAACACGATCGCCGGTACGAGCTTCACGCCGATCCCGCTGTCGTTCCGCTCGCAGCTGACCGGCGTGCAGATCATCGAGGACACCACGGTCCAGAACCGCACTGCCGCCGCATACGGGCAGGCGACGTGGCACCTCACCCGCAAGTTCGATCTCACCGGCGGCCTGCGCTACACCTATGACCGCAAGAACGGCTCCAGCCCGGTGGATACCAGACAGCTGCCGACGTCGCTTCCGGCGGGCATTACGAATGCGCAATTGCTCGCCTTCTATAATGCGATCGATGCCGTGCAGCGCAATCCCGGCGTCGCTTATGCGGTCCCGGGCTATCCGACCACGCCCGCCACTACCGGATATGCGCTCGACCTGCGGACCTCGAACGACAATCTCTCCGGTACGGCCAGCCTTTCGTACAGGATCACGCCCGACGTCACCGCCTATGTGACCTACGCCACGGGGTTTCAGGCCGGCGGCCTGGATCTCAACAACCGCGCGCTCAATCCGACGGCACCGGCAATCCAGCCGACGACCACCAAGAATATCGAAGCCGGGATCAAGGCATCGCTGTTCGACAGGCACCTGACACTTGCGCTCTCGGCCTATCAGGAGAAGCTCGATGGCTTTCAGACGTCGATTTCGTACACGCTGCCGGACGGCACCCCGCAGCGGGGCGCGACCAATGTCGGCGATATCCGGGCCCGTGGCGTCGAATGGAGCGCGGCGGCCAATTTCGGGTCAGGCCTGCGGCTGACCTTCGACGGCAACTATAATGATGCGGTCTACACCCGCGCGCCCTCGCTGCCCGCACCGGCCGAACTGAGCTACAACGGTATCGCCAATATCGACGCCAAGGGGCAGCGCGCGCCCTATTCGCCCAAATGGGCGCTCTCGGTCACGCCCTCCTGGGATATTGCGATCAACGCGAAGACCGAATTCTACAGCTACGCCCAGTTCTCGCACACCACCGGCTACGGCACCGGCGTGACGCAATCGATCTACACTCAGGTGCCGGCCCAGTCGAACCTGAACCTGCGCGCGGGGCTGCGGCTCGACAGCGGCAAATACGACGTGTCGCTGTTTGCCAATAATGCGACCAACGAGCGGAACGTCATCTCGCAGGCCCTGCTGGCCGCGCCATCCGGGGCAGGGGTGACGGCGTATCTTGGCCGAACGGTCAATTACAGCCAGCCTGCCAGATATGGTGTGACGCTTCGTGCAAAGATTTGA
- a CDS encoding ABC transporter ATP-binding protein → MSVHAESLAVQVRGLTRAFTSKDVLNGIDLDVAPGEFVALLGRSGSGKSTLLRALARIDHEAEGEGEIRLPERLSVIFQDARLLPWMRVLDNVLLGVSGGRDRGRAALAEVGLGGRERAWPHELSGGEQQRVALARALVREPKLLLADEPFGALDALTRVQMHTLLRRLVDVHQPAVLLVTHDIDEAILLADRIVLLEDGRLAADIAVALPATGVARRARTAELRALLHRLLGVEEFPDGASDAAIPLPLLGERHG, encoded by the coding sequence GTGAGCGTGCACGCGGAAAGCCTCGCCGTGCAGGTCCGGGGACTGACCCGCGCCTTCACCAGCAAGGACGTGCTGAACGGCATCGACCTCGACGTGGCGCCAGGCGAGTTCGTCGCGCTGCTGGGGCGCAGCGGCTCGGGCAAGAGCACCCTGCTCCGCGCGCTCGCCCGGATCGACCATGAGGCCGAAGGGGAAGGCGAGATCCGGTTGCCCGAGCGGCTCTCGGTGATCTTCCAGGATGCCCGGCTGCTGCCTTGGATGCGCGTGCTCGACAATGTCCTGCTGGGCGTGTCGGGCGGCCGAGACCGCGGACGCGCCGCGCTCGCCGAAGTGGGGCTCGGCGGCCGCGAACGGGCCTGGCCGCACGAGCTTTCGGGCGGCGAGCAGCAACGCGTCGCGCTCGCCCGCGCGCTGGTTCGCGAGCCCAAGCTGCTGCTCGCCGACGAGCCGTTCGGCGCGCTCGACGCGCTGACCCGCGTGCAGATGCACACGCTGCTGCGGCGGCTGGTCGACGTCCACCAGCCTGCCGTGCTGCTCGTCACCCACGATATCGACGAGGCGATTCTGCTCGCTGACCGCATCGTCCTGCTCGAGGATGGCCGGCTGGCCGCCGACATCGCCGTCGCGCTGCCCGCTACCGGCGTCGCGCGACGCGCCCGCACCGCGGAGCTGCGCGCGCTGCTCCACCGACTGCTCGGCGTCGAGGAATTCCCCGATGGCGCGTCCGACGCCGCCATTCCGCTGCCCTTGCTCGGAGAACGCCATGGATGA